The Populus trichocarpa isolate Nisqually-1 chromosome 2, P.trichocarpa_v4.1, whole genome shotgun sequence genome has a window encoding:
- the LOC7453917 gene encoding phospholipase A(1) DAD1, chloroplastic, whose amino-acid sequence MKTVGFAKPCTIPPTRDMTLECCNILTQPTRLNKKFIQNQSLRKWQGLRDPVRNDSIASGRPVKLRRKWMEYQGIRNWEGLLDPLDDNLRGEILRYGDFVDAAYKSFDFNPSSPTYANCRFPKRTLFERSGFRDTGYRVTKHLRATSVIQLPRWMEKAPSWMFTQSSWIGYVAVSQNKAEIARLGRRDVVIAFRGTATCLEWLENLRATLTQLPNTECDKNGSDESGPMVERGFLSLYTSGTPIRPSLQEMVREESKRLLQTYGDEPLSLTIAGHSLGAALATLAAYDIKTTFNRVPVLVTVISFGGPRVGNRSFRQLLDKQGTKVLRIVNSNDVITKLPGFVIDGDQNDVADKGDLISMASFPSWIQKRMEDTQWVYAEVGRELRLSSKDSPYLNSINVATCHDLKTYLHLVNGFVSSSCPFVEKAKRFLGNRRR is encoded by the coding sequence atgaagaCTGTTGGATTCGCAAAGCCATGCACAATCCCACCCACTAGAGACATGACATTAGAGTGCTGCAATATTCTCACTCAACCCACAAGACTCAACAAAAAGTTTATACAAAACCAATCCTTAAGAAAATGGCAAGGCTTGCGCGACCCGGTTCGGAATGATTCCATTGCGTCCGGCCGGCCGGTTAAACTAAGACGGAAATGGATGGAATATCAAGGTATTCGAAACTGGGAAGGCTTGCTTGACCCTCTCGATGATAATTTACGCGGAGAAATACTTCGTTATGGAGACTTTGTCGATGCTGCGTATAAATCCTTCGACTTTAATCCTTCATCACCCACCTATGCAAACTGCCGGTTCCCAAAGCGCACATTGTTTGAACGTTCCGGTTTTCGAGATACTGGTTACCGGGTAACCAAACATCTACGTGCAACATCAGTAATCCAACTTCCACGTTGGATGGAAAAAGCACCCAGTTGGATGTTTACCCAGTCCAGTTGGATTGGATACGTAGCCGTGTCTCAAAATAAGGCAGAAATTGCGAGGCTAGGGCGCAGAGACGTGGTGATTGCCTTTAGAGGTACTGCCACTTGCCTTGAATGGCTGGAGAATCTTAGAGCAACCCTGACCCAACTCCCAAATACAGAATGTGATAAAAACGGCTCTGACGAAAGCGGGCCCATGGTAGAACGTGGGTTCTTGAGCCTTTACACTTCAGGAACTCCAATTCGCCCTAGCTTACAAGAAATGGTGCGTGAAGAGAGCAAAAGGCTACTCCAAACTTATGGAGATGAACCTCTTAGCTTAACCATTGCAGGCCATAGTCTCGGGGCTGCTCTTGCTACTCTTGCAGCTTATGACATCAAGACTACATTCAACCGCGTGCCAGTACTTGTGACTGTCATTTCTTTCGGGGGTCCACGTGTCGGTAACCGGAGTTTCAGACAGCTCCTGGATAAACAAGGAACGAAAGTCCTACGTATAGTAAATTCGAATGACGTGATAACAAAATTACCTGGATTTGTTATCGATGGAGATCAGAATGATGTGGCAGATAAAGGAGACCTGATCAGTATGGCAAGCTTTCCAAGTTGGATCCAAAAAAGGATGGAGGATACACAGTGGGTCTATGCAGAAGTTGGGAGGGAGCTAAGACTTAGTAGCAAGGATTCTCCATATCTCAACAGCATTAACGTAGCGACATGTCATGATTTGAAGACTTACCTGCATTTGGTGAATGGATTCGTAAGCTCTTCTTGTCCTTTCGTAGAAAAAGCAAAAAGGTTTCTTGGTAACCGCCGTAGATAA
- the LOC7483799 gene encoding uncharacterized protein LOC7483799, producing the protein MAEEEVLIEVEAVLAMYGDDCVILESFPPHLHLHIKPRTADISSQQFVEAVIGIRAGPQYPSKPPWIDLIESKGLDGERQKQLITGIQEKACELSSCLMLVALCEEAVEKLTVMNHPDGDCPLCMCPFVPEDEQDEALPFMKLMSCFHCFHCECIVRWWNWIQKEKESNTSTSSSTTLLQIKEMGNQNGLSDVHGVLEERMGDCPVCRKVFHVKDFEHVLDLVGTQASQLDSEAEIKYEEKLLHSDSENFRRQKFEAILKLQQENSGLIEPKREIVVVPGIYLPQRATSAAQTVNKETAEHQGTEARPSTETNLGSSLNRPRPRESRNSGRRQGVRNSRRPVSQWVRRENGTAD; encoded by the exons atggcCGAAGAAGAAGTTTTAATAGAAGTAGAAGCGGTGCTAGCCATGTATGGCGACGATTGTGTGATTCTTGAGTCTTTCCCTCCTCATCTTCACCTCCACATCAAGCCCAGAACCGCCGATATCTCCTCCCAACAG TTCGTGGAAGCAGTAATTGGGATACGAGCAGGTCCTCAG TACCCAAGCAAACCACCATGGATTGATCTCATAGAATCCAAGGGTCTTGATGGAGAAAGGCAAAAGCAATTGATAACTGGCATACAAGAGAAAGCATGTGAACTGTCCTCTTGTCTGATGCTTGTAGCACTTTGTGAG GAAGCGGTGGAGAAGCTCACTGTTATGAATCACCCAGATGGTGATTGTCCACTGTGTATGTGCCCCTTTGTCCCAGAAGATGAACAGGATGAAGCCTTGCCATTTATGAAGTTGATGTCTTGTTTCCATTGTTTTCACTG CGAATGCATTGTGAGGTGGTGGAATTGGATccaaaaggagaaagaaagcaaCACTAGCACCTCATCTTCCACAACTTTACTGCAAATCAAAGAGATGGGAAATCAGAATG GGTTATCAGATGTGCATGGAGTACTGGAAGAAAGAATGGGGGACTGTCCAGTTTGTAGAAAGGTTTTCCATGTCAAGGATTTTGAACATGTGCTTGACCTGGTTGGAACTCAAGCTTCTCAATTG GATTCTGAAGCAGAGATCAAATACGAGGAGAAGCTCCTTCATTCTGATTCAGAGAACTTCAGAAGACAGAAATTTGAGGCCATATTGAAATTACAGCAGGAAAACAGCGGCTTAATTGAACCAAAAAGAGAGATAGTGGTTGTGCCTGGTATATATCTTCCGCAACGAGCCACATCAGCTGCACAGACAGTGAACAAAGAAACCGCTGAGCATCAAGGAACAGAAGCCAGACCCTCCACGGAAACAAATTTGGGTAGTTCCTTAAATAGACCTCGTCCTAGAGAATCCAGGAACTCAGGCAGGAGGCAGGGAGTACGAAATTCAAGAAGACCAGTCAGTCAGTGGGTCAGAAGAGAGAATGGTACTGCAGATTAA
- the LOC7483800 gene encoding uncharacterized protein LOC7483800 isoform X2 produces the protein MASDSEKDASEGLGGARNTGEKDHKPGSSRKLTEAERKRKQECQRNFNARKKQRIKSTEEEVETLKEQLAYYKGQADAHYKGIQELGKVVNSVGEVGKKQTAQIDKLCELIIEGKHSAGRRECWGSTSSSTEVLEGAPNQLAFNSLKERYIASETRHAQEKVATEARHAKEMAAIKAHHAQEMAAKEAHHAQEMAAKEAHHAQEMAAKEAHHAQEMAAVRTEYGLDVENDMLQALAGASPGFDFADQFVNYK, from the exons ATGGCGTCCGATTCAGAGAAGGATGCTTCCGAAGGGCTTGGAG GTGCTCGGAACACAGGCGAGAAAGATCATAAACCTGGAAGTTCTAGGAAATTAACTGAAGCtgagagaaaaaggaaacaagaaTGCCAGAGGAATTTTAATGCTAGAAAGAAG CAAAGGATTAAAAGCACAGAGGAAGAGGTGGAAACTCTCAAAGAACAGCTTGCCTACTACAAAGGGCAGGCAGATGCCCACTACAAAGGCATCCAGGAACTTGGAAAAGTTGTTAACAGCGTTGGAGaagttggaaaaaaacaaactgcTCAAATTGACAAGCTTTGCGAGCTAATTATCGAAGGG AAACACTCTGCAGGTAGAAGGGAGTGTTGGGGAAGCACATCTTCCAGCACAGAGGTGCTAGAAGGGGCTCCTAACCAGCTG GCCTTCAACAGTCTCAAGGAGCGTTACATTGCCTCTGAAACACGCCACGCACAGGAGAAAGTTGCCACAGAAGCACGCCACGCAAAGGAGATGGCTGCCATAAAAGCACACCATGCCCAGGAGATGGCTGCCAAAGAAGCACACCATGCTCAGGAGATGGCTGCCAAAGAAGCACACCATGCCCAGGAGATGGCTGCCAAAGAAGCACACCATGCTCAGGAGATGGCTGCAGTCAGGACAGAGTACGGCCTAGACGTg gagaacgacatgttgcaggCGCTTGCAGGAGCCTCACCAGGCTTCGATTTTGCTGATCAGTTCGTGAATTATAAGTAG
- the LOC7483800 gene encoding uncharacterized protein LOC7483800 isoform X1, translating to MASDSEKDASEGLGGARNTGEKDHKPGSSRKLTEAERKRKQECQRNFNARKKQRIKSTEEEVETLKEQLAYYKGQADAHYKGIQELGKVVNSVGEVGKKQTAQIDKLCELIIEGQKHSAGRRECWGSTSSSTEVLEGAPNQLAFNSLKERYIASETRHAQEKVATEARHAKEMAAIKAHHAQEMAAKEAHHAQEMAAKEAHHAQEMAAKEAHHAQEMAAVRTEYGLDVENDMLQALAGASPGFDFADQFVNYK from the exons ATGGCGTCCGATTCAGAGAAGGATGCTTCCGAAGGGCTTGGAG GTGCTCGGAACACAGGCGAGAAAGATCATAAACCTGGAAGTTCTAGGAAATTAACTGAAGCtgagagaaaaaggaaacaagaaTGCCAGAGGAATTTTAATGCTAGAAAGAAG CAAAGGATTAAAAGCACAGAGGAAGAGGTGGAAACTCTCAAAGAACAGCTTGCCTACTACAAAGGGCAGGCAGATGCCCACTACAAAGGCATCCAGGAACTTGGAAAAGTTGTTAACAGCGTTGGAGaagttggaaaaaaacaaactgcTCAAATTGACAAGCTTTGCGAGCTAATTATCGAAGGG CAGAAACACTCTGCAGGTAGAAGGGAGTGTTGGGGAAGCACATCTTCCAGCACAGAGGTGCTAGAAGGGGCTCCTAACCAGCTG GCCTTCAACAGTCTCAAGGAGCGTTACATTGCCTCTGAAACACGCCACGCACAGGAGAAAGTTGCCACAGAAGCACGCCACGCAAAGGAGATGGCTGCCATAAAAGCACACCATGCCCAGGAGATGGCTGCCAAAGAAGCACACCATGCTCAGGAGATGGCTGCCAAAGAAGCACACCATGCCCAGGAGATGGCTGCCAAAGAAGCACACCATGCTCAGGAGATGGCTGCAGTCAGGACAGAGTACGGCCTAGACGTg gagaacgacatgttgcaggCGCTTGCAGGAGCCTCACCAGGCTTCGATTTTGCTGATCAGTTCGTGAATTATAAGTAG
- the LOC7453918 gene encoding RGG repeats nuclear RNA binding protein A translates to MATINPFDLLDDDAEDPSLIAAQKPVVSPPAAAAAAAKKGSAQTQAKPAAPAAKLPSKPLPPSQAVREAKNEGGRGGRGGGRGYGRGRGGYNRDFNNIDSSFANTGAPATQGASEDGDAGKSSERRGYGGPRAASGFRGGRHGGFANGEDGEGERPRRIYERRSGTGHGNEMKREGAGRGNWGTQTDELAEITEEVGNEGDKNLGDEKPVTEAAADGNKENLDNEPGEKEPEEKEMTLEEYEKVLEEKRKALLALKTEERKVDTREFQSMQQISSKKENNDVFIKLGSDKDKRKEASEKAKKSVSINEFLKPAEGERYHGSGGRGRGRGRGARGFGNRDGISIVPAPSIEDPGQFPTLGGK, encoded by the exons ATGGCGACGATCAATCCTTTTGATTTATTGGATGATGACGCTGAGGATCCCTCTCTCATCGCTGCTCAGAAGCCGGTGGTTTCTCCtcccgccgccgccgccgccgccgccaagAAAGGTTCGGCTCAGACTCAAGCCAAACCGGCGGCTCCTGCTGCTAAGCTGCCTTCCAAGCCTCTTCCTCCTTCACAAGCTG TGAGGGAGGCAAAGAATGAAGGTGGGAGAGGAGGTCGTGGTGGTGGACGAGGATATGGCCGTGGTCGCGGGGGTTATAATAGGGACTTCAATAATATTGATAGTTCATTTGCTAACACTGGAGCACCAGCTACGCAAGGGGCTTCTGAAGACGGAGATGCTGGAAAAAGTTCTGAAAGGAGGGGATATGGTGGACCTCGTGCTGCCAGTGGTTTCCGTGGTGGCCGTCATGGGGGTTTTGCCAATGGAGAAGATGGCGAAGGAGAGCGGCCTCGTCGGATATATGAACGTCGGAGTGGGACTGGACATGG AAACGAGATGAAGCGAGAAGGGGCTGGTCGTGGGAACTGGGGAACTCAGACTGATGAACTTGCTGA gatAACTGAGGAAGTTGGCAATGAAGGTGACAAGAATTTGGGTGATGAGAAACCTGTGACGGAAGCAGCAGCAGATGGGAACAAAGAGAACCTTGATAATGAACCTGGAGAAAAAGAACCAGAGGAAAAG gagatGACTCTTGAAGAGTATGAGAAGGTGCTGGAAGAGAAGAGGAAGGCCCTGCTGGCACTTAAGACAGAGGAAAGAAAGGTGGATACCAGAGAGTTTCAATCCATGCAACAGATTTCAAGCAAGAAGGAAAACAATGATGTCTTTATTAAATTG GGCTCTGACAAGGATAAGCGAAAAGAGGCATCTGAGAAAGCTAAAAAG TCTGTCAGCATTAACGAGTTCTTGAAGCCTGCTGAAGGGGAAAGGTACCATGGGTCAGGTGGCCGTGGTCGGGGACGTGGCCGCGGAGCAAGAGGGTTTGGCAATAGAGATGGAATCAGCATCGTGCCAGCCCCTTCCATTGAAGATCCTGGACAATTCCCTACCTTGGGTGGCAAATGA